The following nucleotide sequence is from Pseudomonas sp. S09G 359.
TCGGCCAACGGCGCGCTTTGCTCGGCTACCAGATGCTCAAGGATAAACGCCGGGAACCGTTCACCCAGCCAGCGCAGGCTGTAATGGGCCGACGGATAACGGCGCAGGTAAACCGCGGTCAACGCCGCAAACTCGTCGTCCCCCAGCCAATACCAGATGGCGCCGAAGTCATGGCGCAGTACTTCCTGCAAGCGCGACAGGTAAGCGTTGTGATAAATCGCCAGGCCGGTATCCACATCCAGCGTCGGCCCGCCCAGCAACGTAGCGGCAAAACCACTGTTGGCCACGGGGGTTTCAGCTAACAGGTGTTCTTCGAACGCCAACTGCCAATCGGTCAGGCGCATAACGCTCTCCTGGCCAGGGCGGTGGCGCCCAGTTCACGGGCCTTGCTCAGTTCGGTGAGCAGCTCTTCGAACGGCGGAAAATGGTCATCGCGCTCCAACAAGGTCGAGACCGGCCCCAGGTGCTCAAGCGTCTGCTGATACAGCGCCCACACCGGATCACACACCGGGTGGTCATGGGTATCGACCACGTAATCGCCGTAGTCCATATGCCCGGCCAAGTGGAGTTGGCGGATGCTTTCGGGCGGCAAGCTGTGAATAAACGTCCAGGCATCAAAGCCATGGTTACGCGAACTGACATACACATTGTTCACGTCCAGCAACAGCTGGCACCCGCTGAGATGCGCCAGGGCCTTGAGAAATTCCCACTCGGTAAATTCATCAGCCTTGGCGCGTACATAGCTGGAGACGTTTTCCAGCACCAATGGCCGCTGCAGCACGTCCTGCACTTGGCGAACGCGGGCGGCCACGTGGTAGAGGCTTTCTTCGGTGTAAGGCAGCGGCAGCAGGTCATGCAACTGGTGCGCGCTGCCACGGCTCCAGCACAGGTGATCAGAAATCCACGCCGGCTGGATGCGCTCGGCCAGGGCTTTGATGTGTTTCAGGTAGTCGGTATCGAGGGCATGCGGCCCACCGATGGACAGGGACACCCCGTGCATCACAAGGGGATAACGCTCGGCTATCGCGTCCAGGTAGTACAAGGCTTTGCCGCCCTGCACCAGATAGTTCTCGGAGATCACTTCAAACCAATCCACGGCCGGCGACTGTTCAAGGATCTGCTGGTAGTACTCACTGCGTAAACCCAGGCCGTAACCCAGAGTTGGAAGGCAAGCGGACATGACTCACTCCTGGGCAAAGTGTCCGCGGCGCTGGGGGGGCAGCCGCCGCGGTTGCACTCGTTGGCCGGTTACTCGCCGACTTTGCCGCCCGCCTTGGTGCAGGCATCGGCACTGGCCATGGCCTTGAAACCCTGGCCTTTGCATGAGCCCTGGCCTTTGCAGGCGTGGTCCTTGGTTTTGCAGTCGTTCTGGCCTTTGCAGGCGTTGATGCCGTAGCAGTGCACAGCGCTGTCGGCAGCCTGAGCCTGGGTAACGACACCCGCAAACAGAGTAGCGGCGGCCATTGCGAGAGCGGCACCAGCAGCGGCGGATTTAATGTTCATTGTTGTAGTCCTCATGATCGGTAGTGGAGCCGGTCTGAACGGATTGTTCAGTCTCGACATACCACTAGAGTGAGGCCCCCTACCGCCGTTACAGCGGTGGGCAAATATTTCTAAAAATTATTCTTCCAGCTTCAACAGCGGTTCCTGAAAGCGCAGCAAACGCCCGGCATTGCCCAGCACCAACAAGGTGCTGAGGTTATGCAACACCGCTGCAATCATCGCCCCTGCGGCGCCTAACCAGCCAAACGCGGCGAACACCACGATGGCCAGGGTCCAGCCCAAACCAATGATCACGTTGACCTGCAACGTCTGCCGGCACTGGCGACTCAAGCGCACACAGGTGCCGAGACGACGCAGGTCACTGCCGATCAACACCACGTCCGCCGAGGCCAGCGCGATATCCGCCCCGCCCGCCCCCATCGCCACGCCGACCACACCGGCCTTGAGCGCCAGGGAGTCATTGATGCCGTCGCCCACCACCATGGGCCGAAAACCGCTGCCGATCTCGCCCAACACGCGGTTGAGTTTGTCTTCCGGCAAGGCCTGGGCTTCGACGTCGCTGATGCCCACCTCCAGCGCCAGGCTGTCGGCGACACTTTGGCGGTCGCCGGTCAGCAGTAATTGGCGGCCCAGGCCCAATTCCCGGAGTTCCTGCAAGGCCTGACGGGCTTCCGGCTTGACGCTGTCGGCCAGCAGCAGCCAGGCGAGGAATTGCCCGTTCAGCGCCAGCCCGGCAATCGGACCGTCGTGGTTCGGGACGGCCGTGGTGGCAATGTCCAATTGCTCGAACAACTCGGGGCGGCCCAGCGCGGCCTCGCCCTCTTCAGTTTGCGCAACAACGCCCAGGCCTTGGCGTTCGCGGATGTCGGTCAGCGCTAACGGCCGCGTTCCCAACCCCGCCAGTGCGCGGCTGACCGGGTGGCTGCTGGCCGAGCCGAGGCTGGCCGCGAGGTTCAGCAACCCTTGGCGGTCTGGCGCGGTGGTCTCGATGGACTGCAACCGCAGGGTGCCAAAGGTCAGCGTGCCGGTCTTGTCGACCACCAGCGAGGTCAGGTCCGCCAACTCTTCCAGGAACGCCGAGCTGCGAATCAAAATCCCATGGCGCGCCGCTACCGCAATCCCGGCAATCGCCGTGGCCGGTGCCGACAGCACCAGCGCACACGGGCACGCCGCCACCAGCACGGCCAACATGGCCTGGGCGTCGTTGGTGACAAACCAGGTCACCGCCGCCAGCAACAACACCAGCACCATATAGCTGCCGGCATAGCGCTCCAGCAGCCGCGTGATCGGCGGCTTGGAGCGCTCGGCGTTCTGCATCAGCGCGATAACTTTGCCCAAGGTCGATTCAGTACCGGTGCGCGTCACCTCAAGGCGCAGCAAGCCATCGAGGTTGATCGCCCCACCAAACACCTGCACGCCCGCGCTGGCTTCCAGGGGCACCGACTCACCGGTGATCGGCGCCGTGTCCAGGCTCGCCTGGCCGGACAGCACCACGCCATCGGCGGGCACGCGGTCGCCGGCGCGCACTTCGACGATATCGCCGGTGTGCAGCGTGGCGTTGTCCACTTCAACAATACTGCCGTCGGCCTGCACCCGGCGCGCATGGCTGCGGGTCAGTTTGCCGAGGGCGTGGATCGCTTCCTGGGAGCCGATCACACTGCGCTCTTCCAGTACATGGCCAAAGATCATGATGATCGGCAGCAGTGCGGCGGTCAGCAGGTCGCCGGTGGCCCACGCGCCCATCATCGCCAGCGCGATCAGTTGGTCGGTGATGCCGTGCAGGCTCGGAAAGCGCAGGCTGTACCAGGCCGACCGCATCACCGGCACCGCCACCAGCAGGGACGCCACGCCGAGCAACAACTGGCTCACGCCACTCTGGTCCGGCGCCAGCCAGCGCCACACCAGGCCCAATATCAGCAGGCCCAAGGCCAACATGGCCAAGGTCAATTGCCGGGCAGCGCTGCGCTGCTCGGCGGAGGTCAGCATGGGTGCGCTCATTGTTCGGCTCCCTGGATGATCAAGCGGGAGTCGTCTTTAGGGTCGACCGTGGTAACAGAGCCGGCCTGGCCGAGAATCTTCGGCAAGCGCTCGCGGTACAGGCGCAACAGCAAGCCCGGGTCTTTCACCTGGGCCAGGCTGGCAACGGCTGCGGTTTGCGCCTGGGCATTGGCCAGGCGCTCGCTGGCCTGGGCGTGGGCCACTTGCACCAGGCGGTCGGCCTGCTGGTTGGCGGTCTGGGTAAGTTTTTCCGCGTCGGTGCGCGCGTTGGCCACGGCTTTGTCGGCTTGCTGGCTGGCGGTGAGCACCGCATTGAAGGCATTCACCGCCGGGCCCGGCAGACTCGATTGCACGTCGACGCGGGTAGCTTCGATGCCCAAGCCCAAGCCGGCGGAGGTCAACTCCGCCAGGCGTTTATTGATGCCTTGCACCAGGTCACCGCGCAGCCGTTCGCGGCGTTCGGCGGCGCCGTTGTCGGTGCCGATCAGCTCCGGGCGCGCTACCAGGATTGTGTCCAGGTCACGTGCGGCCGTCAGCGCCACTGCGCTGCGCGTCACCAGGCGATCCAGCGCGGGCAGCACATGCGCGCCCTGCAACACAAAGGCATAGGGCTCGGTGACCTTGTAGAACACCCGTACATCCAGCTGCACCACGCCGGCGTCGCCGGTCAGCAGGTAACCGGAGCCAGCCAGGGCATCGCTGAGCGGCGTAGCGAATGTCGCCACGCGGTCGGCCTGCACCGCCGCATCGGAGCGCAGCAGGTTTTCCACCCGCCGCTCGATCACGCGATCGGCCGCCGGCAACAGCACCACCTGCTCGAACGGCTGTGGCCAGGCCAGCAGCAGGCCGGCATTCTGGATGCGGTCCAGGGCACCGAAATGCAGGACCACGGCGCGGTTCTGCGGGTCGATCTGGCGCACATTGGAAAACGC
It contains:
- a CDS encoding DUF692 domain-containing protein, which produces MSACLPTLGYGLGLRSEYYQQILEQSPAVDWFEVISENYLVQGGKALYYLDAIAERYPLVMHGVSLSIGGPHALDTDYLKHIKALAERIQPAWISDHLCWSRGSAHQLHDLLPLPYTEESLYHVAARVRQVQDVLQRPLVLENVSSYVRAKADEFTEWEFLKALAHLSGCQLLLDVNNVYVSSRNHGFDAWTFIHSLPPESIRQLHLAGHMDYGDYVVDTHDHPVCDPVWALYQQTLEHLGPVSTLLERDDHFPPFEELLTELSKARELGATALARRALCA
- a CDS encoding cation-translocating P-type ATPase, whose translation is MSAPMLTSAEQRSAARQLTLAMLALGLLILGLVWRWLAPDQSGVSQLLLGVASLLVAVPVMRSAWYSLRFPSLHGITDQLIALAMMGAWATGDLLTAALLPIIMIFGHVLEERSVIGSQEAIHALGKLTRSHARRVQADGSIVEVDNATLHTGDIVEVRAGDRVPADGVVLSGQASLDTAPITGESVPLEASAGVQVFGGAINLDGLLRLEVTRTGTESTLGKVIALMQNAERSKPPITRLLERYAGSYMVLVLLLAAVTWFVTNDAQAMLAVLVAACPCALVLSAPATAIAGIAVAARHGILIRSSAFLEELADLTSLVVDKTGTLTFGTLRLQSIETTAPDRQGLLNLAASLGSASSHPVSRALAGLGTRPLALTDIRERQGLGVVAQTEEGEAALGRPELFEQLDIATTAVPNHDGPIAGLALNGQFLAWLLLADSVKPEARQALQELRELGLGRQLLLTGDRQSVADSLALEVGISDVEAQALPEDKLNRVLGEIGSGFRPMVVGDGINDSLALKAGVVGVAMGAGGADIALASADVVLIGSDLRRLGTCVRLSRQCRQTLQVNVIIGLGWTLAIVVFAAFGWLGAAGAMIAAVLHNLSTLLVLGNAGRLLRFQEPLLKLEE
- the hflK gene encoding protease modulator HflK — its product is MTERHSPDSPWIQAGRLTFLALYAVTVLAALAWAFSNVRQIDPQNRAVVLHFGALDRIQNAGLLLAWPQPFEQVVLLPAADRVIERRVENLLRSDAAVQADRVATFATPLSDALAGSGYLLTGDAGVVQLDVRVFYKVTEPYAFVLQGAHVLPALDRLVTRSAVALTAARDLDTILVARPELIGTDNGAAERRERLRGDLVQGINKRLAELTSAGLGLGIEATRVDVQSSLPGPAVNAFNAVLTASQQADKAVANARTDAEKLTQTANQQADRLVQVAHAQASERLANAQAQTAAVASLAQVKDPGLLLRLYRERLPKILGQAGSVTTVDPKDDSRLIIQGAEQ